The Spirochaetota bacterium genomic interval CGGTAACCTTAGTGCTGCGAAAAGAGGATGGGAGGAGGTAAAAGAGGTATGAAAATACGGGGATGGAAAGATTTAAACGAGGGTCCGGTGATTAAAAATCCCGGAAATTCAATTCTTTATAAAACAGGATCATGGCGCAGCTTCAAACCTGTATTTCTGAAAGAAAACTGCACTGACTGCCTCCTTTGCTGGCTGTACTGTCCTGATATGTCAGTGGTAGTTGAAAACGGACAGATGCGGGGTTTTAATTATGATTATTGCAAGGGCTGCGGGATATGCGCAAACGAATGCCCTGGAAAAAAACGGCAGAAAGCGATTGTAATGGAGCAGGAGGGAAAATAATGAAAACAATCTCGGCTGTAACGGGAAATGAAGCCATTGCCGAGGCAATGCGGCAGATAAATCCTGACTTTAGTGCTGTTTATCCGATAACGCCTCAAACCGATCTGATGCAGAAATTCTCTTCCTTCCATGCTGACGGTTACGTTTCAACAGAAGTTGTACTGGTAGAGAGTGAGCATAGCGCTATGAGCGCATGCATAGGCGCCGCGTGCGCCGGAGGCCGGGTTGTCACTGCCACAAGCGGCCCCGGGCTCGCTTTAATGTGGGAGATGCTTTTTGTCGCTTCAGGAATGCGTCTGCCTATAGTGATGCCTGTTGTTAATCGGGCCCTGTCAGCTCCTTTAAATATTCATGGAGATCATTCAGACGCGATGGGCGCGAGAGATTCAGGATGGATACAGATCTGGTCGGAAAACGCCCAGGAGGCCTATGATAACATGATCCAGGCTTTCAGAATCGCTGAACATATGGATATACGCCTTCCCGCAATGGTTTGCTATGATGGTTTTATTATCAGTCACTCAATAAGCAGAGTTGAATTTCTATCGGATGAGACCGTACAAAAATTCATCGGTGACTTTACACCTACTAATTCACTTCTTGATATTGAAAAAGTTGTAAGTTATGGACCCCTCGTTCTGACTGATCAATACCATGAATACAAAAAGGTGCAGAATGACGTAATATCTTCAATAGGTGAAATCGTTCTTAAAGTGGCAGATGAATTCGAAAAAGTATCGGGAAGAAAGTATAGTTTATTCGACAGTTACAGGCTTGATGATGCTGAAATCGGGATAGTTATTCTTAACTCGGCTGCCGGTACCACCAAAGATGTTATTGATGAGGCACGCAAAAAAGGCATAAAAGCCGGCCTTCTCAAACCGAGATTTTTCAGACCGTTTTTCTATAATGAAATAGCTGAAGCTCTAAGCGGATTAAAGGTTATTTGTGTAATGGACAGATCTGACTCATTCGGCGCCTTTGGACCATTATATACAGAAATCGCCTCGAGCATGTTTCACATGAAAAATAAACCGGTTTTAATCAATAAAATTTATGGTTTAGGCGGAAGGGACTATCTGCCGGTACACGCGGAAATGGTTATCGACGAGCTGTCTGAAATAGCCGAAACCGGGATTGTAAACCATTATAAAGAATACATCGGTTTAAGAGAATAAAATGTATGAATGATTCATTAATTACTATGATCAGGAGAAAGAGATGAGAGGATCGATTAAATTGAAAGATATATCGGAAAAAGAAATATTACTGGCATCCGGCCATAGAATGTGCTCGGGTTGCGGGGCGGCCATAGTTGTAAAAATGGTTCTGCTTGCCAGTGATTACCCGATAGTAGCATGTTCTCCAACAGGATGTCTTGAGGTAACAACCTGCATATCAGACTACACATCATGGAAAATACCATGGATTCACTCCGCCTTTGAAAATGCGGCTGCCACAATAGCAGGCGTTGAAACAATGCACAGGGTACTGGTTAAGAAAGGAAAAGCCCGTGAGGATATTAAATTTATTGTATTCGCGGGCGACGGCGGAACATACGACATCGGTTTTCAGAGTCTCTCAGGCGCGATGGAAAGAGGTCATGATATATTATATATATGTTATGACAATGAGGCTTATATGAATACCGGGACTCAGCGTTCGAGTGCGTCACCCCTTGGCGCTGATACATCGACATCGCCGGCGGGAGATGTAATACCCGGGAAAACCCAGCACAGGAAAAATATGACACGAATAATGGCAGAACATAATATACCCTATGCCGCACAGGCCTCTCCATCTCATTATAATGATCTTATGAAAAAGATCAGAAAGGCTCTGGAGATAAAAGGGCCTAAATTCATAAATATCTTATCACCCTGCAACAGGGGCTGGAGATCAAATTCAAATGACGCGATTGAACTTTCAAAAATTGCCGTTGACAGCTGTTATTGGCCCCTCTATGAGATTGAAAATGGGAAAACCACAGTAAATCATATTCCAAAAGAGAAAAAACCTCTTAGGGATTTTTTAAAGCCTCAGGGGAGATTTTCTCATTTATTTAAAGAGAATAATATTCATCTGATCGATCAGCTTCAGAAAAAGATTGATGAAGACTGGAATAGGCTTTTACAAAGCTGCTGATTTTAAGATCTGTTGAATTATACAAAAAAAGACGCCGGTTGTAACTCGGCCGGCGTGTCGTTATTTCAATAAAGAATGCCTCTGTGCGTTGCAGAGTTCGTCCGCTTCCGCGTCCAGCATCGAATTCAATGTCTCTTCGATGGTATTTTTACATATTACCCCAAATGAGCCTTGATCTTTTCCTCGTTGATCTCTATTATCTTACCAGTAATACAAAGTCCCCCTCTGATTTTAAAGTGTGTGGGAACTCTTTATTTATCAGATCGAGGACTTTTTTTACTCAAATGTGAGAAAGATATTATACGTTATCCAAGGGAGACGCCATGAGCATACTGCACCCCATCAATTCCTTTTTTCTCCGTCGGTATTTTTCATCCTCATACCTTATACAGAGAAAGTCCCAGACGCTCCTGTACATGCTCCTCTCCCTGGTTTTCCTGCTACCGTTGATGATTCTCCTGATTGTGATATTCCTGGGGATGGTGCAGTACCTCCAGGCCCTTATCGTCATTACCATTATATTCACCTCGGTGCTCGTGGCACTCGCGTTCCTGAAAAGCGGCAGGTATCACTTCGCGGCCAATATCCTGATTTTTGTCATCTCAATAACCCTGACCGTCGGCCTCATGTCGAAGCTGATACACTCCCCGCAGAACGGCTACACGTCCTACATCTATTTCATGACGGCCGCCATGGTCATGGCAACGGCATTCTGCACGCGAAGGATCGTCTGGACGGTGTCCCTGCTCTTCCTCGCGGCGGATATCGTCTTCTTCTTCCTGGTCCGGGACCGGCTCGATCCGATAAGCCTGGGGGCGGCGAATGTGGGCGTAATTAACAGCAGCTTCTCGCTGGTGTTTATAATCATTCTGTCCCAGCTCATTCTCTCCCTAACCGAAGGAGCGCTGAAAAAATCCGAGGATGAGAAAAACGAAAAAGAGGAGCAATACCGTCAGATATCCGGCCTTCTCGCCTCGGTCAACGATTCGGCCGGAGAGCTCGTCGGCGCCTCGCGGGAACTCTCATCGGCCTCGATGAGCTTTTCGGAAAACTCCCAGAGCCAGGCCTCGGCCGCCGAGGAAATCATGGCGACCATCGAGGAGGTATCGTCCAGCAGCGACACGATCGCCGATGGAGCCGACAGGCAGGTTCAGAACCTGGACGAGCTCGTCGCCAAGCTCGGAAAGCTTTCGGGAACAATGAGAGAGATGAGCGAAAAAGTCAAAAAGACCCGCGGAACCGCCGAGAACATCTCCTCCCTCGCGAAATCCGGCGAGTCGACGATCAACTCGATGAGCGAGGGAATGGGCAAGATCGGCGAAAGCTCGGGCAAGATGACCGACATCATCGGAATCATCAACGACATCTCGGACAAGATAAACCTGCTCTCACTCAACGCGGCCATCGAAGCGGCGCGCGCCGGCGAAGCCGGCCGGGGATTCGCGGTCGTGGCCGACGAGATATCCAAGCTCGCCGACCAGACCGCGTCCAGCCTCAAGGAGATCGGCACCCTGATCAAGCTGAACACCGACGAGATCGGCAAGGGCACGCAAAACATGGGAACCTCGGTGAAGGTGATCAGCGAAATCATTCGTGGCGTGAACGATATTGACGGCATGATCGATGATATCGCCCGCTTCATGGAGGTGCAGGAAGGCATCAACGGCGAGGTCAACGCCGACGCCGGGCGCGTGAGGGCGCGCTCCGACGAGATCAGGGTATCCACCGGGGAGCAGAAGACAGCGGTCTTCGAGATCGTGCGCTCCATCGCGTCGGTCAACGAGATCACCCAGAAGAACTCGATCGAGTCAGACAACCTGCTTTCGCACTCAAACCGGGTGAAGGGAATGGCCGACAGTCTGAACGACCAGGTGCGCTCGTTCGCCACGTGAGGCTCCACGTTCACCGCCGCACATGGAGGAGATCATCGCGGCCCGTGTGTCCGTCCATACGACCTCCGCCGACGGAGGGGAATGAACGGTCGTTGCCGCCCGGGAATCGTCATTCCTTTACCATCCCCCTGAGCCGCGCCGCGATCAGCGGGCAGACAAACATGAACGCGAGCCCTATCGACATCAGGCCGCCGTCGAACGGGTCGTACTCGGCGAGAATACGCTCCCACGAATACCCCCTGCCGTACAGACCGATGACCGCCTCGAAGATGAAAGTGAGCACCGTCCACAGCGCACCGACGCCGAGGAGTTCCCCCACGCGTCTGGCCCGCATCCACTTTGCCAGGAGCAGGGTGATGAGCAGTATGATGAGCGCCCCCACCGGCATGCCGACCCGGGCCGACCGCATCTCGCCCAGCACGGGCACCAGGAAAAAGGCCCGGAGAATCCCATGCAGCGTCTCCGCCGCGATAATGATCAACCATACGCCGAGCGCCCTCATGATTATGCGCACGCCACACCTCCTTTTACTCTTCGGCCGACCGGGTGCATGCCACGCCAGTTTACAGCCGGCTTACCGTATCGGTCTCGACCTTCAGAACGAGCCCCTCGCGATCGGCGACCGTCACCGCCTCTCCCTTCGCGACAGGCGCATGGCCATCGCCAACGCGCGCCCGCCACATCTCCCCGCGCACCAGGACCAGCCCCTCCGGGGCGAGCTCGCGAAGCGCGACGCCGCGCTCGCCGATCATCGAAAGCGAATCGGCCTCGGGTCGCGTGTCGTAGGCGCGCCACAAAAGCGGCAGCATGGCGATGTCCGACAGAACGACAAGCGCGATGATGACGGCTTTCACCTGCGCCGGTATCGGCACTATCCGGTCAAGATAATAGAGCACCACAACCACCATAACGATCGACGGTATCTGCAGTAGCGCGTAGCGGATGACCGCGTGTCGTGGTATGCTTCGAAACTTCTTTAGGATTGCATTGCCTCCGGAATATCGTTTTCGCGCGGACGTCCGTTGCGATCCGGACCGTACGCCCGGCCGATAGTATCGAACGATCCATCGCTGTCAACATGATTAGAACTACCCGCGGTCATTGCCATTATCCGCCCGCATTAATCTCTTGAAAAACGCCGCGCCTGCGCGTACATAACCCACATCACGGCCGCGCGGCCGAACACGCGGAGGAACACCAATGACCGTCGACACGTCCAACATGCGCCAGGTGCTCGTCGATTTCCCAAAGCAGTGCGCCGAAGCGCTCACGCTTTCCGAAGCCCTATCGGCACAAGGAACCTTCTCGAAAATCCTCGTCCTCGGCATGGGCGGCTCCGGCATCGGCGGCGCGATCATACAGGCGCTCCTTCGCGACGGCACGGTCCCCGTTTTAACCTCGAAGGACTACGACGTCCCCGGCTTCATCGGCGCCGACACGCTCACGCTTGCGGTGAGCTACTCGGGGAACACCGAGGAGACGCTTTCGGCGCTCGAAAAGGTAAAAGCGCGCGGCGCGACGACCGTCGCCATCACCTCCGGCGGTGCGATCGCCTCGCAGGCCGGCACCGTCGTCCTCGTACCCGGCGGACTCCAGCCCCGCTGCGCCGTGGGATACCTGCTCCTTCCGGCCCTCCGGCTTCTTTCCAACTCTGGACTCACCGCGCTCGGTAAAAAGGATTTTTCGGACATGATGGATACGCTCGCCGACACCGCCTCCTACGAGCGAGAGGGAAAAGCCCTTGCCGCGCGCCTCTACGGCCGCGTCCCCGTCATCCATACCTCCGAGCGGACGGCCCCGGCCGGGTACCGCTTCAAGTGCCAGATCAACGAGAACGCCAAGCACCCCGCATATCACCATGTGTACCCGGAGCTCTGCCACAACGAGCTGGTCGGCTTCGCCGGGATGGAGCGCGAGCGCTTCATCGTCGCGACGATGCGCGACGGGCTCGACCACGAGCGCGTCGTCCGGCGCATGGACGTCTGCGCGAAGCTCTTCGGCGAGACGGTCGATGTCGTGGAGATTACCTCCCGCGGCGAAAGCCCGCTCGCGCGCATGATGTCGCTCATCTGCCTCGGCGACTGGGCGTCATACGAACTCGCCCTCTTGAAGAAACTCGACCCCACGCCGGTAACGCTCATCGAAAGTCTGAAGAAGACGCTGAAGGATTAAGGAACGTACTGACACATCTGGCGGGTCATTATACCGGGGATCAGGCGAGGGCGCGGTTCGTACCGCGCCCTCGCGGTCATCAAAGCTGATAAAAGAAAATCTTCGTCGGGTTGCCGTCGTTGTCCACGGCGTCCTCCATGTACTGCCAGCCGCGGTTGCCGTAATAAATCGCGAGGTCCAGCCCTTCCTCGTGGCCCAGGAACAGGTAGAGTTCCGGGTAGCCGAGGCTTCGTGCCTTTTCTATCACCGCGTTCACCAGCTGCTCCGCGATCCCGCGCCGGCGGAACTCCGGCACCACGTACAGCGAGGCGAGCCAGGGATTGAGGTCCTTGCGCGACCAGAGGTCGTCGTTCTTGAGCGAGATCATGCCCACCGGCATGTCCTCCTCGATCGCGACGACGGCCGCCGGCACGCCATTGCCGGCGGCGCGCTGGCGATAGGCCTTGATGATAAGGTCGTAGCCGATGGGGCGGCTCCGGTACCACAGGTTGTACGACCAGTACGCCAGCACCGGGGCGTAGTCGGGGCACTCGGACAGGGGCTTGATCAGCGCCATGGGCTCACCGTTTGAGCCCCAGCGTGCCGCCAGGGTTCATGATGCCGCGCGGGTCCAGGTAATCCTTGATGGCGAGGATGAGATCGTGGGCCGTGTCGCCCAGTTCCGCGCGCATCCAGGGCCCCATCATCTTCCCCACGCCGTGATGGTGCGAGAGCGAACCGCCGCTGGCGTGGATGGTGTCGATGAGCCCCCTGTGGTAGCGCGTGAAGTCCTCGATGTCCCTGCCCTTCCTGATCGGCGAGAGGAAGGTGAAGTACAGGTTTGCGCCGTTCTCGTAGACGTGCGAGATGTGCACCATGCACACTGTGTTCGGCCGCGCCTTCAGGTACGAGCGCGTCGCGTTCCACACCTGCATCAGGTTCTCCCAGCTCACCGCGGTCTCGAGCGTATCGGTCATGAGACCCAGGTCCATGAGCGGCTCGCGCAGGTATGCGCTCGAATAACGCTGTTCCAGCCATTTTTTAGTGGGCCCCGCGCCGAGCGAAAGCCCGCCGTTTTTCTTCGCCACGGCCTTAATCTTTCCGGCAACGAGCTTCGTGTAGTCGGCGTCGCCCTCCACGGCGACGAACATGAGACAGCGCTTCATCGGTTTGTAGCCGAGGAGGCGCAGCGCCCGGTCGGCCGCCGAGCCGTTCATGCCCTTCATGGCGAAGGCCACGTCGGTCTCCTCCGGGTCGGAGATGCGAAACAGGTGGGGCTTGCCGAACTCGCCCTGCATTGACTGCCGCATGGCCGCGACGGCCGGTTCGAAATCCTTAAAGAGGAACGAAGCGTACACGGTGTTGTCCGGGCGGCAGGCGCGGATCTTCATCGTCACCTCGGTCACCACGCCGAAGGCCCCTTCCGAGCCCATGATGATCTGGTCGATGTCCGGACCGATCGCCGCGGCCGGATAGTCCTTCGTTACAATCGTCCCGCGCGGCGTCACCACGCGCATCGATAGCACCATGTCCTCTATTTTACCGTAGCCGGTAGACGCCTGTCCCGCGCCGCGCGTAACGGCCCATCCGCCCACAGAGGAGTGCTCGAACGACTGCGGAAAATGCCCGCAGGTGTAGCCCGTGCCGTAACTGTTAAGGTGCTTTTCGAGTACGGGGCCGAAGATGCCCGGCTGCACGGTTACGCTCGAGTTCTCAACGTTAACCCGCACCACTTTGTCCATGTGCCGCGTGAGGTCCAGCGACACGCCGCCTTTGGGAGTCTCAACGCCTCGCGTCACCGACGAGTGGCCGCCGAACGGCGTAACGGCGATCTTTTTATCGTTACAGAACTTTACGATCTTCGCGACGTCGGCCTCGTCGCGGGGATAGACCACGGCATCGGGAGGATTTTCGACCATGCCGAGGCGGAGCTTGACCAGGTCCAGGAAAAACTTCCCGTACGAGTGATACGCCCGCTCGAAATCGTCGGTTGAGACGTTCGCCTCGCCGACGATCCTTTTAAGGGATGCGAGCAGAGCGGGGGCAAGCCTGCATTTCTTCGATAGCTTAACATCCTCATCGCCGGGCATGTACCGCTCTGAAAGGTCCCCGGGGCTCAGATTGAATGTCTTCGCTATATACTCGAGCATACCGTGGCCGATCACTTCGTCGTGGTTCGGGTCTCCCCATTTCAGAATATTGCGGTAGTTTTTCTGGTTCATCTCATCTCCTCCGTTCTATCAATCATCGCGGGACCGCGAGCGTCTGTTTCGCAGCCGCGATCTCTTTTTTAACACGCGCCTCGTCCCATTTCAACTCTTTCGCCGCGACTCGCGCGATCTTCTTTAAAACGGCCTCTCCCGGATCGCCAAGCGTCCCCAGGCCCGTGCGTCGCATGAGGATGTCGGTCAATGTCTTCGCCATCTCGTTGCGAATGCCGTAAACGACCTGGGCGCCGATCTCGCCGTCGGCGTTCAGCGGCACGGCGAGCGATTTATCCGCGCGTGCAATGGCAAGCACCCTCGGATACTCGGTACCATAGTTCATGGCCAGGCAGCGCACGGTGCTCTCGCGGAAGTCCGCATTGCCCTCAACCGCCTCCGCAACGAAGCGCTCCATGTCCTCTATCTCGCATCCCGCAAGGTATTCGTTGTCCGTGCGCGAGGGAGGAAGCGTCCTTTTCAGCTTCACCTGCACCATCTTGAGTACGTTCACGGCCAGGTTACGGCTGGTCGTCAACTTGCCGCCTTCGACGGTGATGAGCCCGTCGAGCCCCTCGAGTGCGTGGTTGTATATCTCGTATTTGCGCGAGGTCGCGTAGGTGCCCTCGGTCTGATCGTCCACGAGAGGCCGAAGCCCCCCGTAGGCGAAAAGAACGTCTTTTATCGAAACTTTTCCGTCACCGAACGACCGGTTGATCTCGGAAAGAAAATCTTCAATTCCCTCTTTCGTCACGCAATAATCATCGGGATCTCCTTCATACTCTTTGTCGGTGGTGCCGATGAGTGAGTGGCCCCGCCAGGGGATGATAAAGAAATGCCTCCCTCCCGGCGTCATCATGGTAACCGCCCGGTCGGTCAGGCTCCGTGTAATGACGTGGATTCCCTCCGAGCGTCGGATGTGGTGCAGGTCCTTGCCGTTCTTCGACGCGTTGAGGATGATGTCCGCCCACGGGCCGGCGCAGTTGATCGTAAGCTCGCCCCGAATCTCGACCGTTTTATTCTTAATAAGATCGCGCACCCTGACGCCCGCTACCCGTTTGTCATCGTGATAGACGAAATCTTCAACCTTCGAGTAGTTGGCAACCTTCGCCCCCAGCTCCGTGGCCGACTTGATAAACGCAAGGGTTAAGCGTTCGGGCGTGATGCTCTGGCAGTCGTAGTACATCGTCGATCCCGTAAGGCCGTCCTGCCTTAGACCGGGGGCCATAGCGAGGGTCTTTTTGCGCGAAAAGGTCGAATGGTTGGGAATGCGCTTGCTCCGGTCCCAGGTCCATTTTTTATCGAAGGCGAGCACGTCGTAGATGGTGAGCCCCAGCATAAGCACGTACTTGTTGTTTTTAAGCTTGTTGTAATTGGGCACCATGAACGGGATTGGATACACGAAGTTGGGCGCGATGTTCGAGAGGATGCGCCGCTCACGAAGCGACTCGCGCACAAGGCCGTATTCCAGATAAAACAGATAGCGAAGCCCCCCGTGAATGAGCTTGGAGTTCGCCGCGGAGGTTGCCCAGCCGAAGTCGTTCTTCTCGACCATCGCCACCTTCAGCCCGCGCGAGGCGGCATCGTAGGCCACGGCCGCACCGGTGATTCCTCCTCCGATTATGACGATATCGAACAACTCGCCCTTGTGTTTCTCGATGAATCGTTCCATCGCTTACCTCCTTTTCGCGCCTCGCGCGCCGTAATTCATTTTATAAAAAGCGAAAATTTTTTCCTCGGTATAGGTCAACACCTCGGTCATGATCTTCTGCGACCTGTCCGTCTGCTTCGCCGCGACGGCGCCGTATATGTCGCGGTGAAAGCGCGCCGAGCGACGCCGGTTCTCGGGATCGCTGAAATACAGGTAGCCGTGGTCGCGGAAGAACTGGTTGAAGAAATTCAGAATGAAGATGTATAGTAAATTTCCGCTGGCGCGGGCGAGCAGGTGATGCACGCCGAGGTCGCGCTCGAGCATGTCCTTCTCGCCCTCGGCTAAGGCGATGGATTTGAGCTCCCCGAGCTGCTCGTCGGTGCGGTTCGCGGCCGCCCGGGCCGCCATCTCCGGCACAATGATTTTCCGGATGGCGAGCGTGTCGGCAAGAATGCCGGGATCGAAGACCTCGTCCAGGTACACGATCGCCTTGAAGAGCTCGAGGTTGCCGCTCTCGAGATAGTTCTTCACATAGATGCCATCGCCGTGGCGGATCTCGACAAGGCCCATCACCTCGAGCTTTTTAAGCGCCTCACGGAGCGTCGCCCGGTTCACCTGGAGGTTCGCCGCAATCTCGCGCTCGGCGGGAAGCCGCTCGCCGGGCCTGAAGCGTCCCTCGACGATCCGGCCGATCATCTGGCTTACAATCTCCTCGTGAAGGCGGCTTCGCGTAACCGGATCGAGTTTTTTGGCGGCGATCGTCATGGCATTCCTCCTACTTATTGGTCGAGTGGTCCGACCAATAACCAGAATAGCGCCATACATTAAAACAGTCAATTATTAAATACACTGTTATCGCTTTTACTGATTTTGATCATACGCCGTTTCCAGCATCACGACCGGAACAATCGGTTAGAAAATAGATCTGTTATATATTTAGAATATTATAATATAATTGTATTATAAAATTCTTGACAACCCGGAACCCCCTTGTATGTTAGCATTAAAGTATATACTAATATATTGGAGCTCTTGCGCTGCAGCCGGGATAGGGCTGGCTTTCGCTCGAAGTTGCGTGACAGCTCCGATTGATACCTTCACAGGAGGCAGCATGACGATACAACGTGTGCAGGGCATTGTGCTCGGAGCCCTGTTGATGCTCAACACCGAGGTGTTCGCGACAAATGGCATGCGGATGATCGGATTCGGTCCCGTGCAAAGATCCATGGGAGGAGTGAGTGTAGGCACCGCTCTCGACGCCGCGTCTCTGCTTACCAACCCGGCGGGAATGACCGACCTGAAAGCTCGAATTGACTTCGGCGCATCGTATTTTGCCCCAGCCGTGGAATACAATGCGACCGGGGCGGGTCCGGGAGTCATGGTCGGTGATGGAGTGACGGTCGAATCAGACAAGGGGTCCTCCCCGGTCCCCGCCTTCGGTCTAATTGTTCCGATCGGCGAAAACATAACTTTCGGCATCGGCGCATACGGCATATCGGGGATGGGTGTCGATTACGAGCGGAACCTGTACCAGAGCGTACTCTCGACCGGCTACAGCCAGATGCGCTTCGCCCCGGGAATCGCCTATAAGATCAACAACATGATATCCGTCGGCGCGGTTGTGAACATTATGTACGCCACCATGGAATTTTCTGCGGCCACTAACGGAACAGCCGCGGGTTTCCCGGCCGACCAGCAGGAACACATGAGCGCGGCCTCTTTCGGGTACGGAGGAACCATTGGAATCACCGTGAAACCGGTGGAAATGCTGAAAGTCGGCCTGGCGTATGAAACCAAGAGCCTGTTCCAGGATTTTGCATTCAATACGGACACGGGACGCGACAAGCTTGAATTCAACCAGCCCCGGAACATTACATTAGGCGTGGCCGTGATGCCCGTCAACGGGTTGATTCTGGCCGTCGATGTCCAGTGGATACAGTGGTCCGATACAAACGGCAAAGACCTTCCCGAATACACCGAGAACACAGGTGCGATGGCGTGGAATCTTAACTGGGACGATCAGATCGTTTACAAGCTGGGCCTGCAGTACAGCGTCAACCCGATGTTCGATGTTCGCACGGGATTCAACTACGGCAAAATGCCGCTTGATAAAAACAGGGCATTCGAGAACGTAGCGTTTCCCGCCATCGCCGAATACCACTACACGGCCGGTTTCGGCGTTCATTTCAATAAGAATCTATCTTTGAATGCAGGCGGGATGTATTCGCCGGAGGCGAAAATATCCGGCAGCAATGCGGCCGGACAGTTCATAGCCTCATACGAGGCCAGAATGTCACAGTATTCACTTGATTTGGGTATAGCATACACATTTTGAAGGAAGTTTTCGCCTATTGAAGTGGCTACAAAGAGGGCGCTTAGAAGCGCCCTCTTTGTTTGCCGATGAAGGTGAGGCCTGTTCTTTAAAAACGACCGGAAGGAGCCTTCGGGCAGGCGCAGTCGTCAGGACGTGGCTTCCGTCATTTTCCGATTATATTGTTCGCGTTATCAGCCGCGTCCTTGTCGTACTGCGCCGGCGCCGCTTTGCCCACAAGCTTATAGGCCGATAGGGCGTAATTCTTCGCCGTGCGGCACAGGTCGATCGCGCCCTTGGGGTGCGGTGAATCAAGCGCGGTTCTGGCGTCTTTTAAATTCTGGCTCGCCAGCTGCATGTATTTTTCGACCTTCTTGTCGTCCACGTGGTCCACCAGGTCGACACCGACTGCGTCGACGAGCGTATCGGTCCGCTCCACGTATTTTTTCGCCAGGCTGTGGTATAGTACCGACTGTATCTTCAGGTATTCGTTGTAGACCCCGATGGCCTCCCGGTATTTCGTCTGGATAAATTTGACCTTGCCCAGTTTTATCTGTTTCTCCGCTTCCGCGAACGACGCGAGGTCCGCGGCGTCCCCGAAGTTTTTCGCCGGCACCTCGAGGGTCTTGATCTCCTTCTCGCA includes:
- the porD gene encoding pyruvate synthase subunit PorD gives rise to the protein MKIRGWKDLNEGPVIKNPGNSILYKTGSWRSFKPVFLKENCTDCLLCWLYCPDMSVVVENGQMRGFNYDYCKGCGICANECPGKKRQKAIVMEQEGK
- the porA gene encoding pyruvate ferredoxin oxidoreductase is translated as MKTISAVTGNEAIAEAMRQINPDFSAVYPITPQTDLMQKFSSFHADGYVSTEVVLVESEHSAMSACIGAACAGGRVVTATSGPGLALMWEMLFVASGMRLPIVMPVVNRALSAPLNIHGDHSDAMGARDSGWIQIWSENAQEAYDNMIQAFRIAEHMDIRLPAMVCYDGFIISHSISRVEFLSDETVQKFIGDFTPTNSLLDIEKVVSYGPLVLTDQYHEYKKVQNDVISSIGEIVLKVADEFEKVSGRKYSLFDSYRLDDAEIGIVILNSAAGTTKDVIDEARKKGIKAGLLKPRFFRPFFYNEIAEALSGLKVICVMDRSDSFGAFGPLYTEIASSMFHMKNKPVLINKIYGLGGRDYLPVHAEMVIDELSEIAETGIVNHYKEYIGLRE
- a CDS encoding thiamine pyrophosphate-dependent enzyme — translated: MRGSIKLKDISEKEILLASGHRMCSGCGAAIVVKMVLLASDYPIVACSPTGCLEVTTCISDYTSWKIPWIHSAFENAAATIAGVETMHRVLVKKGKAREDIKFIVFAGDGGTYDIGFQSLSGAMERGHDILYICYDNEAYMNTGTQRSSASPLGADTSTSPAGDVIPGKTQHRKNMTRIMAEHNIPYAAQASPSHYNDLMKKIRKALEIKGPKFINILSPCNRGWRSNSNDAIELSKIAVDSCYWPLYEIENGKTTVNHIPKEKKPLRDFLKPQGRFSHLFKENNIHLIDQLQKKIDEDWNRLLQSC
- a CDS encoding methyl-accepting chemotaxis protein → MSILHPINSFFLRRYFSSSYLIQRKSQTLLYMLLSLVFLLPLMILLIVIFLGMVQYLQALIVITIIFTSVLVALAFLKSGRYHFAANILIFVISITLTVGLMSKLIHSPQNGYTSYIYFMTAAMVMATAFCTRRIVWTVSLLFLAADIVFFFLVRDRLDPISLGAANVGVINSSFSLVFIIILSQLILSLTEGALKKSEDEKNEKEEQYRQISGLLASVNDSAGELVGASRELSSASMSFSENSQSQASAAEEIMATIEEVSSSSDTIADGADRQVQNLDELVAKLGKLSGTMREMSEKVKKTRGTAENISSLAKSGESTINSMSEGMGKIGESSGKMTDIIGIINDISDKINLLSLNAAIEAARAGEAGRGFAVVADEISKLADQTASSLKEIGTLIKLNTDEIGKGTQNMGTSVKVISEIIRGVNDIDGMIDDIARFMEVQEGINGEVNADAGRVRARSDEIRVSTGEQKTAVFEIVRSIASVNEITQKNSIESDNLLSHSNRVKGMADSLNDQVRSFAT
- a CDS encoding NfeD family protein translates to MLYYLDRIVPIPAQVKAVIIALVVLSDIAMLPLLWRAYDTRPEADSLSMIGERGVALRELAPEGLVLVRGEMWRARVGDGHAPVAKGEAVTVADREGLVLKVETDTVSRL
- a CDS encoding bifunctional phosphoglucose/phosphomannose isomerase encodes the protein MTVDTSNMRQVLVDFPKQCAEALTLSEALSAQGTFSKILVLGMGGSGIGGAIIQALLRDGTVPVLTSKDYDVPGFIGADTLTLAVSYSGNTEETLSALEKVKARGATTVAITSGGAIASQAGTVVLVPGGLQPRCAVGYLLLPALRLLSNSGLTALGKKDFSDMMDTLADTASYEREGKALAARLYGRVPVIHTSERTAPAGYRFKCQINENAKHPAYHHVYPELCHNELVGFAGMERERFIVATMRDGLDHERVVRRMDVCAKLFGETVDVVEITSRGESPLARMMSLICLGDWASYELALLKKLDPTPVTLIESLKKTLKD
- a CDS encoding GNAT family N-acetyltransferase translates to MALIKPLSECPDYAPVLAYWSYNLWYRSRPIGYDLIIKAYRQRAAGNGVPAAVVAIEEDMPVGMISLKNDDLWSRKDLNPWLASLYVVPEFRRRGIAEQLVNAVIEKARSLGYPELYLFLGHEEGLDLAIYYGNRGWQYMEDAVDNDGNPTKIFFYQL